From a single Miscanthus floridulus cultivar M001 chromosome 8, ASM1932011v1, whole genome shotgun sequence genomic region:
- the LOC136470446 gene encoding UDP-glycosyltransferase 82A1-like, with protein sequence MGAEAEHVVARPAASTVVLVPFPAQGHISPMLRLARALAGRGVAAIVTVPDFVHRRLASACGQAGVVVGVELASIDSGVPDDGVGEPLEFAGFARAMEHHMPTSLEAMLTTRRGLAGCGVSCLVADVLASWAVPVATRCGVPAVGFWPAMLATYRVVAAIPELIDKGLISDHGIPISTKRLNIGEEDKVNGDHQTGGSVHVLPAQLGLSTAELPWLVGDASCQKSRFTFWLQTMECAKSFRSILVNTFPVEAAGDVDDDTGTASQALQVLQVGPLLPPSGFDGCINKGDPLHDSAAPLRRRSKNPSMWQADETCVEWLDEQRAGSVIYVSFGSWVASIGRDAINELALGLEATARPFLWALKDEPSWREGLPSQYAEAVAGRGKIVAWAPQEDVLRHRAVGCYLTHCGWNSTLEAIQHGVRLLCYPVSGDQFINCAYIVKVWETGIRLCSTKRSVVEDCVERIMEGEQGRRMQEKVDELRKRVMMGEARCAANGNLDSFVDGIMRNDHLLAQPTVH encoded by the exons ATGGGCGCAGAGGCCGAGCACGTGGTCGCCCGCCCCGCGGCGTCCACCGTTGTCCTCGTGCCGTTCCCGGCGCAGGGCCACATCTCCCCGATGCTCCGCCTGGCGCGCGCCCTCGCCGGGCGAGGCGTCGCGGCCATCGTCACCGTGCCCGACTTCGTCCACCGCCGACTCGCCAGCGCCTGCGGTCAGGCGGGCGTCGTCGTCGGCGTGGAGCTCGCGTCCATAGACAGCGGAGTCCCGGACGACGGCGTGGGCGAGCCCCTGGAATTCGCCGGCTTCGCGCGCGCCATGGAACACCACATGCCCACCAGTCTGGAGGCGATGCTGACGACTCGGCGCGGCTTAGCGGGCTGCGGCGTGTCGTGCCTCGTCGCCGACGTCCTGGCGTCGTGGGCGGTCCCCGTCGCCACCCGGTGCGGCGTGCCCGCCGTGGGCTTCTGGCCGGCGATGCTGGCAACCTACCGCGTCGTGGCGGCCATCCCGGAGCTCATCGACAAGGGGTTGATCTCAGATCACG GCATTCCCATATCGACCAAAAGATTAAACATTGGTGAAGAAGACAAAGTAAACGGAGACCACCAGACTGGCGGCAGCGTCCACGTATTGCCTGCACAGCTAGGCCTGAGCACCGCAGAGCTGCCATGGCTTGTGGGCGACGCGTCGTGCCAGAAATCAAGGTTCACCTTCTGGCTTCAGACCATGGAGTGCGCAAAGAGTTTCCGCTCTATCCTTGTCAACACCTTCCCCGTCGAGGCCGCCGGCGACGTCGACGACGACACCGGCACTGCGTCACAGGCTCTGCAGGTCCTCCAAGTCGGGCCACTACTGCCACCCAGCGGCTTCGACGGTTGCATTAACAAAGGCGATCCGCTGCATGACTCGGCGGCACCGCTACGACGACGCTCCAAGAACCCAAGCATGTGGCAGGCGGACGAGACCTGCGTGGAGTGGCTAGACGAGCAGCGCGCGGGGTCGGTGATCTACGTCTCGTTCGGAAGCTGGGTGGCGTCGATCGGGCGAGACGCCATCAACGAGCTCGCGCTCGGCCTGGAGGCCACCGCCAGACCGTTCCTGTGGGCGCTCAAGGACGAGCCGTCGTGGCGAGAAGGCCTCCCCAGCCAGTACGCGGAGGCGGTCGCCGGCCGTGGCAAGATCGTCGCGTGGGCACCGCAGGAAGACGTCCTCCGGCACAGGGCCGTCGGGTGCTACCTCACGCACTGCGGGTGGAACTCCACGCTGGAGGCCATACAGCATGGGGTGCGCCTGCTGTGTTACCCGGTGTCCGGTGACCAGTTCATCAACTGTGCTTACATTGTCAAGGTGTGGGAAACGGGGATCAGGCTGTGTAGCACCAAGAGGAGTGTCGTGGAGGACTGTGTCGAGAGGATCATGGAAGGAGAACAGGGAAGGCGTATGCAGGAGAAGGTGGATGAGTTGAGGAAAAGAGTCATGATGGGTGAGGCCAGATGTGCAGCGAACGGAAACCTCGACTCTTTTGTTGACGGAATCATGAGAAATGATCATTTATTAGCGCAACCCACAGTCCATTAA